A window of bacterium genomic DNA:
GCCGCACCGGGCTCTTTGGCATCGAAACCAGTACCTTTGATTTAAAACAACTATAGGAGATCTCATGGAACGGAACGAGGCAAAAGCGCTAATGGAACAGACCATTCCCAACAAAAATTTGCAGAAGCACATGCTGGCGGCCGAGGCCTGCATGCGGGAGCTGGCCACCCATTTCAACGAGGACGCAGACCAGTGGGGCCTGGCCGGGCTGCTGCACGACCTGGACTACGACCAGACGGTGAACGATTTCCCCAACCACGGCAAGGTGACCGCCCAGATGCTGGAGGGCAAGGGCATCTCGGACGAGGTCATCCATGCCATTCAGGCCCACCCGTTCGGAAGCAAAGGCGCGGATGGCGGTCTCAGGGCAGGCCCCGGGCAAACGGAGCCCGAGAGCAAGATGGACTTTGCCCTGTACGCGGCGGACTCCCTGACCGGCCTCATAGTCGCCGCGGCCCTGATGCACCCCAGCAAGAAGCTGGCCAATGTGGACGTACCGTTCATCATGAAGCGCTACAAGGAAAAGCGCTTTGCGGCCGGGGCCAACCGGGAGCAGATCCAGACCTGCGACCGGCTGGGGCTGAGTTTGGAGGATTTTGTGGGGAAGTGTTTGAAGGCCATGCAGGGGATCTCAGGGGATCTGGGGCTTTGAAATAATCCGTCATGCTCAAATATCTTAAATCAGTAGAATATATATTAAGGAGATCTGTACCGGAATGAAAAAAATAGTAATGACATTGCTGTTTATTGTTTTTGTTTTATATGGGCTCTCGAAGGCCCAGGGATTTTCTTATGATGAAGATGACGAAACGATATGGGGTTACTTGAATGCTGAAATAAATTATTCCGCAAACAAACAAAGCAACTATAAGCTGTGTTTAAATTATGACAAATCATATTTTGAAACTGAACTCTT
This region includes:
- a CDS encoding HDIG domain-containing protein → MERNEAKALMEQTIPNKNLQKHMLAAEACMRELATHFNEDADQWGLAGLLHDLDYDQTVNDFPNHGKVTAQMLEGKGISDEVIHAIQAHPFGSKGADGGLRAGPGQTEPESKMDFALYAADSLTGLIVAAALMHPSKKLANVDVPFIMKRYKEKRFAAGANREQIQTCDRLGLSLEDFVGKCLKAMQGISGDLGL